From the genome of Streptomyces ficellus:
GCAAGGACGGCTCGTACGTCCTGACCCTGCTGCGCACCGGGAGCGGCACGTCCCTGCCGGTGGTACGCGGCTGGCTGCCCCACGGCGGCACGGCCCCCGCCCCGCCGGCGGGCCAGGTCACGGTGACCGGTGCGCTCCAGGCGTCCGAGCACACCGGGAGCGCCGGCGTGCACGCGGCCGGCGCCCTCCCGCGCGGCCAGGTCGGCATGATCAGCGCGGCTTCCCTGGTGAACGTCGTGCAGGACGACGTCTACGACGCCTGGGTCACCCTGCTGGACGCCCCGGCGGGCCTGACGCCAGTCCCGGCGGCCGCGCCGGAGGGCAGCGGTCTGGACCTGAAGGCGTTCCAGAACCTCGGGTACACCGGTGAGTGGTTCGTCTTCGCGGGCTTCGTGCTCTTCATGTGGTTCCGCCTGCTGCGTCGGGAGGCGGAACAGGCCCGGGACGAGGCACTCGGCCTCGCGCCGGTCGCCGTCGGCGAATCGGTCGCTGTCGGTGTCGGCGGCTCGGATGCCGTCGGTGCTTCGGTCGCTGTCGGCGATGCCGATGCCGTCGGTGCTTCGGCCGCCGGTACGTCGGCCACCGGCGCCCCGGCCGACGGGGCGAAGGCGGATACGGCGCCCTGAGGGCGCCCAGGCCGGGTCGTCACGACGTACGTAACGCCGCCACACGTCCCGTCCGCCCCCGGGTCACTGCGCCGGCAGCAGGCCCGTCCGGTAGATGGTGCCCGCGCAGGCGCCCGGAATGGCGGCCTCGGCCGACGGCCCGCCGGGTTCCGCGGTGTGGGTGACCGTGACGCTGCCGTCCGCGCGGGGGCCGTCGCCGTCCTCCTCCTTGCCCAGCTGCGGCTCCACGGCCGCCGTTCCCGCCGTGCCGTCCGAGCCCGCCGACTCGGCGGACGAGCCGTCGGTCGGTGGGGTCGGTTCGGGCGAGGGGTCGCCGCCGCCGGTGCCACCGCTGCCGCCGCCCTCGACGGGGCAGGTCTCGCCCGGTACCCAGGCGAACTTCACCTCGTACGCGCCCGAGGGCTTGAGGAGCAGCGGGGCCGGGGTCTCCTGGGAGGGGTCGGGGAGACCCGTCGCCGGGTCGCCCGCCGTGTGGCCGACGACCGCGATCTTCGCCGGGTCGGCCGCACCGGAGGTCTGGAAGGCGATGCCTCCGGTACCGGTGATCGAGCAGTCGGTGCCCGATACGTTCGCGATGCGGAAGGTGCCGTAGACCTTGCCCTCCGCGTCCGGCTGCCCGGCCTCCGCGGCCGCCACGCCGAGCTGGGCGGCGTCGCACACCGGGACGCTCTCCGGGACGGCGCTGGACGGTGCCGACGGGCCGCCCACGGTGCCGTCGGAGGCGCCGGCCGGCGGGATGCCCGGCTGCGCGGGGCTGTCCTTGTCGTCCTTGCCGCCACCACCGGTGTCCTGGCCCGCCGCGGCGCTGGGCTCCCCCGGGCCGCTGCCCTCCCCGCCGGTCTCCTCGCCCGTGCCGCCCTGGACCTGCTCGCCGTGGCCGGCGTTGACCGGGCGGTCGTCGGAGGCGCCGTCGGAGCTCGCGACGTGGACGAACGCGGGGACCGCCGTACCGAAGAGCAGCGCGGCCGCGGCGGCGCCCACCAGCGCCTGCCGTTTGCGCGCCCGCCGCGCGGGGACCGCCCGGCGGAGGTGGTCCAGGGTGCCGTCGGCGGGCTGCAGGTCCTGCACGGCGCCGTGGAGCAGCCGGCGCAGCGCCAGTTCGTCGGCACCGGGCTCACCGAAGTCCGCGGGGCCCTTCTCCGGCCGGTCGTGCCCGTTGTTCACAGTGTCGTTCCCAGTCCGGTCGTTCTCGTTCAACGGCCCGTCCGGCCTACCGGGTCCGTGCTGCCCGGACCCGTTCTGGTTCTGGTTCTGGTTCTGATTCTGGTTCTGGTTCTTCTGGTGCTCGGTCATGCCGTGGCCTCCATGGCGACGCGCAGCGCCGCGATGCCACGTGACCCGTACGCCTTGACCGAGCCGAGCGATATGCCGAGGGTCTCGGCGACCTGGGCCTCGGTCATGTCCGCGAAGTACCTCAGCACCAGGACCTCGCGCTGACGGCGCTGGAGCCCGCGCATGGCCTTGATCAGCGCGTCGCGCTCCAGCTGGTCGTACGCACCCTCCTCCGCGCTCGCCATGTCGGGCATCGGCTTGGAGAGCAGCTTCAGGCCGAGGATGCGCCGGCGCAGGGCGGACCGGGACAGGTTGACGACGGTCTGGCGCAGGTACGCGAGGGTCTTCTCGGGGTCACGCACGCGGCGCCGCGCCGAGTGGACGCGGATGAACGCCTCCTGGACGACGTCCTCGCACGAGGCGGTGTCGTCCAGCAGCAGCGCGGCGAGACCCAGCAGCGACCGGTAGTGGGCGCGGTAGGTCTCGGTGAGGTGGTCGACGGTCGTACCCGCGATCGTCGTCGTGTCGTCGGTGCTCTGGGCGCCGCGCTGGGACGGGATCCGGGTCGTACGCCTAGCGGCGGGCACGGGCGCGATCACCGGCATGCCGCCGGGCCGGCGGGGTCGCCGGAGCGGGCGCACCGCGCCCATGCCGACGCCGCCCATGCCCACGCCGCCCGCCGCTCCGGCCGCGCGGGCACGGAGCGGAACCGCCGCTGTGATGTCGAGTACCTCTGCCACGCCTGTTGGACACGCTTCCCCCCGTCAGGGTTGTACGCGCACACGGTCGCTTTTGACAGTGCGACGTTTGCCCTCATGCGTACCCGCTCTTCCCCAATGCCCCGAATGTCACGGGCGCCGCGAAGGGGCGACCGCATAGACGCTTCCCGCCCGACCACCGGTTGCAGCAAGGAAGAAAGCATCGTCGAACATGCCATCGCCCCAGTTCAAGTGGCGCAGACCGAAGACTTGCTCACAGGGCGTTCACAGATCCTACAAAGATCGGACGATCTGTTCATCGCCCTTTTGTCGGCCGCCTCCGACCGGTCACGCCTTCACGTCGGCACGCCTTCACACCGGCATGCCTTCACGCCGTGAACTCGGCGGCGACGGTCTCCGCGATCTGGGCGGCGTTCAGCGCGGCACCCTTGCGCAGGTTGTCGCCGCAGACGAACAGCTCCAGCGCCCGGTCGTCGTCCAGCGACCGTCGCACCCGCCCCACCCACGTCGGATCGGTGCCGACGACGTCGGCCGGCGTCGGGAAGTCGCCGGAAGCGGGGTCGTCGTACAGCACCACGCCCGGCGAGGTCGCCAGGATCTCGTGCGCCCGCGCGACCGTCACCTCCCGCTCGAACCGCGCGTGCACGGACACCGAGTGGGCGCTCACCACCGGCACGCGGACGCAGGTCGCCGCGACCCGCAGCTCCGGCAGGTCCAGCACCTTGCGGGTCTCACCCCGGACGCGCAGCTCCTCCGAGGACCAGCCGCCCTCCTGGAGCGAGCCGGACCAGGGCACCACGTTCAGGGCGAGCGGAGCGGGGAAGGGCCCCGTGTCGTCGCCGACGGCCCGGCGCACGTCGCCCGGGCAGGTGCCCAGCTCCGTACCGGCGACCAGCGACAGCTGTCCGCGCAGCGCTCCGACACCGCCGCGGCCGGCACCGCTGGCGGCCTGGTACGCGGACACGACCAGCTCGCTCAGGCCGAACTCGGCGTGCAGCGCGCCCACCGCGACGATCAGCGCCAGCGTGGTGTCGCCGGGGCAGGCGACGATGCCGCGCGGTCGTACGCGGACGCAGTGGCGGTTGATCTCGGGGACGACCAGCGGGACGTCCGGGTCGGCCCGGAACGCCGCGGAGGCGTCCACCACCACCGTGCCCTTGGCGGCGGCGATCGGCGCCCACTGGGCGGCGACCTCCTCCGGCACGAGGAAGAGCGCCACGTCGGCGCCCTCCAGGGCCTCCTCGGACAGGCCGAGGACCTCGACCTCCTCCCCGCGCACGGTCAGCTTGCGGCCGGCCGAGCGGGGGGAGGCGATCAGGCGGATGTCGCCCCAGACGTCCGCGTGCTGCGACAGGATCTGGAGCATCACCGCGCCGACGGCCCCGGTCGCTCCCACGACCGCGAGCGCCGGCTTGCGGTGCGGCGGCGGCCCGGTCGGCGTCACCGGCCGCACCGGTCGGCCACGGTCCGGCCACGCGGGGCGGCGACGGTGCAGTTCCACCGATCCGCCACCGCCCGGCCGCAGCGGTTCGTCACCGCCCGGTGCCTCCGTAGACCACTGCCTCGTCGGAGTCGCTGTCCAGGCCGAAGGCGGTGTGGACGGCGCGGACGGCCTCGTTGACGTCGTCGGCGCGGGTCACGACCGAGATGCGGATCTCGGAGGTCGAGATCAGCTCGATGTTCACACCCGCGTCGGACAGCGCCTCGAAGAATCCGGCGGTGACGCCCGGGTTCGTCTTCATACCCGCGCCGACCAGGGAGATCTTGGCGATCTGGTCGTCGTAGCGCAGCGACTCGAAACCGATGAGCGCCTTCTGCTTCTCCAGGGCGTCGATCGCCTTGCGGCCCTCCGCCTTGGGCAGCGTGAAGGAGATGTCGGTCAGCCCGGTCGACGCGGCGGACACGTTCTGCACCACCATGTCGATGTTGATCTCGTTGTCCGCGATGGTGCGGAAGATCGCGGCGGCCTCGCCCGGCTTGTCCGGCACGCCGACGACAGTGATCTTCGCCTCGGACGTGTCGTGGGCGACACCGGAGATGATGGCCTGCTCCACCTTGCGGTCCCCTCGCGGTTCGTTGCTGACCCACGTGCCCTGGAGCCCCGAGAAGGACGACCGGACGTGGATCGGGATGTTGTAACGGCGTGCGTACTCGACGCAGCGGTGCAGCAGCACCTTGGAGCCGGAGCTGGCGAGCTCCAGCATGTCCTCGAACGAGATCCAGTCGATCTTCCGGGCCTTCTTCACGACCCGGGGGTCGGCGGTGAAGACACCGTCGACGTCGGTGTAGATCTCGCACACCTCGGCGTCGAGCGCCGCGGCGAGGGCGACGGCGGTCGTGTCCGACCCGCCACGCCCGAGGGTGGTGATGTCCTTCTTGTCCTGGGACACGCCCTGGAAGCCCGCGACGATGGCGATGTTGCCCTCGTCCAGCGCCGTACGGATCCGGCCCGGCGTGACATCGATGATGCGCGCTTTGTTGTGGACCGAGTCGGTGATGACGCCCGCCTGGCTGCCGGTGAACGACTGGGCCTCGTGGCCCAGGTTTTTGATCGCCATGGCCAGCAGCGCCATGGAGATGCGCTCTCCGGCGGTCAGCAGCATGTCGAACTCACGCCCGGCAGGGATCGGGGATACCTGCTCGGCGAGATCGATCAACTCGTCCGTCGTGTCGCCCATCGCCGAAACCACGACGACCACCTGGTGGCCGTTCTTCTTGGCATCGACGATTCGCTTGGCGACGCGCTTGATGCCTTCGGCATCGGCAACGGAGGAGCCTCCGTACTTCTGCACGACAAGGCCCACGTGCGCTCCTCGCTCAGTCCGTTTGCGGTCGGTTCAGTTTAACGAGCGGCCGGGAAACGCCCCCGCCATATCACATCGTGAGATGTCCCGCTCACGACGTGATCAACGAGGGGAGCTTCACGGCCGCTCGGCCAGTACCTGCCCGGGGTCGCCGGGGCTACGCGGAATGTGGGCCGGGTCACCCGCTCACGCGGACGGTACGTACGCCAGCCCGTGTGCCCCCGGTTCGCCGGACCGGCCCACCTCCAGGGTCGCGACGACCGCGCCGGCCGCCAGGTCCACGACCGTCACCGTGCTGGACGAGACGGCGGCGACGTACCCGTACCGCCCGTCCGGTGACGAGGTGATCGTCAGCGGGAAGGCACCCACCTCCAGGCGGGCGCGCTCGTCGAGGCCCTCGCCGTACACGTGCAGCACCCCCGGCCGCTGGCCGCCCAGCGCCGACCGCCCGGCCGTCATGCGCAGCTCTCCGGCGAGCAGCAGGCCCGCCGGCGTCACGTGCACCGGGAAGACGACGCCGTCCGTCGGCAGCGTGCGGACGACCGCCCCGGTCGCCGTGTCGACCACCCGTACGCCCGCGTCCCGCGCGGGCCCGCCGCCGAAATCGCCCTTCGGCGCCGCCACGTACACCCGGCGTCCGTCCCCCGACACGGCGATGCCCTCGCTGCCGGGCACCTCGACACGGTCCACGAGCGCACCCTCGACCAGGTCGACGACCGACACGAACGGCGCCTCCTTGTTCGCCGTGTACGCGCGCGTGCCGTCCGGTGCGAGCGCGAACCAGTGCGGCCCCGGCGCACCGACCGCCACCCGGCTCACCGGGCGCAGCGACTCGGCGTCCAGGGCCAGCAGGGCGCCCTCCGCGCCAGGCGACGCGCCCTCGACGCTCACCCAGAGCAGCTCGCCCGACGGGTCGAGCGCGATGCCGTGCGGCGCCCACTCGGGAGCGAGGCCGACCACGCCGGTCACCCGCCGCTCGTCGGGGTCGATCACGACAAGCTCCCGCGCCCGTCCGCCGTTGGCGTGGTAGTAGCCGGACCGGTACGTGATCGTGCAGTACAGGCGACGCCGGGCCGCGTCGAGGCACAGTTCGTGCGGCTCGTGCGGGACGCGGACCTCGCCGAGCCGGTCGTGGGTGGCCGCGTCGAAGAAGGTGACCGTGGGGCCGCTCTGGCTCACGACGGCCAGGACGTCGTTCGTCTCACTCATGCGGCCAGCCTCGGACCCGCGGCGGATTCACTCCAGTGCAATGCTGGCAAGGTGTCCTTGCGCCGTACGCAAACGGCGACGTCGTGCCGCCCACGGGCGGCGAAGCAGGTGATCGGAGTCACAGCATGCGCCGCGACCCGGCATCCCTGGACCTCAACCTCCTCGTCGCGCTCGACGCGCTCCTCGAGGAGGAGAGCGTCACCGGCGCCGCCGCCCGCCTGCACGTCTCGGCACCGGCCATGAGCCGCACTCTGGGCCGCATCCGGGCGGCGCTCGGCGACCCCGTCCTGGTACGGGCCGGGCGCCACCTCGTCCCCACGCCCCGCGCCGTCGAGCTGCGGCCCCACGTCCGTACCGTCGTCGCCTCCGCCCGGGACCTGCTCGCGCCCCGGCCGCCCGCCGACCCCGCCGCCCTGCGGCGCGAGTTCGCGGTCCAGGCGAGTGACCTGGTCCTCGCCCACCTCGGCGCCCGGCTGATCACGGCGGTCGCCCGGCAGGCCCCGGGCGTCACCCTGCGCTTCCTGCCGGAGAGCCTGGAGGGCACCCCCGCGCTGCGCGACGGGCGGCTCGACCTGGAGCTCGGGGTGATCGGGCACGCCGACCCCGAGACCCGGACCGAGGCGCTGGGCGTCACGGGCCTCGTCGGAGCCGTACGCCCCGGGCACCCTCTGGCGGCGCGGACGCGGGTCACCGCACGGGCCTTCGCCGCCGCCGAGCACGTGGGGGTGTCCCGGCAGGGGCGGGTGCACGGGCCGGTCGACGACGCGCTCGCCGCGCTGGGGCTGCGCCGGCGGGTGGTGGCGGTCGTGCCGGGCTGGTCGGCGGCGCTGCTGCTGTGCCGGGAGGCCGACCTGGTGGGTCTGGCCCCGCCGGGCGTGGCGGAGGCGCTCGGCCTGCGCACCTTCGAGGTCCCGCTGGACCTGCCGCCGCTCCCGCTGGGCATGGCCTGGCACCCGCGCAACGACGCGGACCCGGCGCACAGGTGGCTGCGCGACCGGGTCCGTGAGACCTGGAGCGCCGGAGAGACGGGTGCTGCGTGACCGAGCCCGGACCTGACGGCGAGGCGGGTGCTGCTGCGTGACCGAGCCCCGATCTGCCGGCGGGGCGGGGCCTACTTCACCGTGCGCATGCCCAGCGGGCCGAGGATCTCCTGGGCCATCACCCGGCCCGCCTCCTCCGCCAGCGCGTCCTCGGTGAGGTCCTCGTCCGTGTCGAGCCCGTCCAGCTCCTCCAGCGGCTGGTCCAGCCGGACGTGGGACACCAGGGACTGGAGCGCCCGCAGGGTCGCCGAGGCGGTGGGGCCCCAGTTGGAGAAGTACGAGAACTGCCACCACCACAGAGCCTCCGTGGTGCGGCCCGCCCGGTAGTGGGCCAGGCCGTGGCGCAGGTCCATGATGATGTCGGCCAGGTTGTCGGAGATCCGGCACGGCACGGGCGCCTTGCGCGGCTCGTACGGGTCGAAGACCTCCGAGAAGACGTCCACCGGATCGAGCATGGCCGCGAACCGCATGCGCAGCTCGTCGACGTCCACGTCCGGCCCGGTGTCCGGTTCGTACCGCTCCTCGGGGACGATGTCCTCGTGGGCGCCCAGGCGGCCGCCGGCGAGGAGCAGCTGGGAGACCTCCAGGAGCAGGAACGGGATCGCGCTGTCGGGCTCGTCGCCCTTGGCCACTTCCGTGGTGGCGACGATGAAGGACTCGATGGAGTCGGCGATCTGGACCGCGAAGCTGTCGGGGTCCAGCGAGTGCGCGTGCAGTGTGGCGTCAGACATCGAGGAGTCG
Proteins encoded in this window:
- a CDS encoding SURF1 family protein, producing MYRFLTTPRWWGINIFVVLAIPFCVFMGTWQLGRFEDRVDSHQEAERRPDPGSVRAAPLDELLPVDKSTSGRHATATGRYGEQFLVPGRELDGKDGSYVLTLLRTGSGTSLPVVRGWLPHGGTAPAPPAGQVTVTGALQASEHTGSAGVHAAGALPRGQVGMISAASLVNVVQDDVYDAWVTLLDAPAGLTPVPAAAPEGSGLDLKAFQNLGYTGEWFVFAGFVLFMWFRLLRREAEQARDEALGLAPVAVGESVAVGVGGSDAVGASVAVGDADAVGASAAGTSATGAPADGAKADTAP
- a CDS encoding SigE family RNA polymerase sigma factor; the protein is MGGVGMGAVRPLRRPRRPGGMPVIAPVPAARRTTRIPSQRGAQSTDDTTTIAGTTVDHLTETYRAHYRSLLGLAALLLDDTASCEDVVQEAFIRVHSARRRVRDPEKTLAYLRQTVVNLSRSALRRRILGLKLLSKPMPDMASAEEGAYDQLERDALIKAMRGLQRRQREVLVLRYFADMTEAQVAETLGISLGSVKAYGSRGIAALRVAMEATA
- a CDS encoding aspartate-semialdehyde dehydrogenase — its product is MTPTGPPPHRKPALAVVGATGAVGAVMLQILSQHADVWGDIRLIASPRSAGRKLTVRGEEVEVLGLSEEALEGADVALFLVPEEVAAQWAPIAAAKGTVVVDASAAFRADPDVPLVVPEINRHCVRVRPRGIVACPGDTTLALIVAVGALHAEFGLSELVVSAYQAASGAGRGGVGALRGQLSLVAGTELGTCPGDVRRAVGDDTGPFPAPLALNVVPWSGSLQEGGWSSEELRVRGETRKVLDLPELRVAATCVRVPVVSAHSVSVHARFEREVTVARAHEILATSPGVVLYDDPASGDFPTPADVVGTDPTWVGRVRRSLDDDRALELFVCGDNLRKGAALNAAQIAETVAAEFTA
- a CDS encoding aspartate kinase, producing the protein MGLVVQKYGGSSVADAEGIKRVAKRIVDAKKNGHQVVVVVSAMGDTTDELIDLAEQVSPIPAGREFDMLLTAGERISMALLAMAIKNLGHEAQSFTGSQAGVITDSVHNKARIIDVTPGRIRTALDEGNIAIVAGFQGVSQDKKDITTLGRGGSDTTAVALAAALDAEVCEIYTDVDGVFTADPRVVKKARKIDWISFEDMLELASSGSKVLLHRCVEYARRYNIPIHVRSSFSGLQGTWVSNEPRGDRKVEQAIISGVAHDTSEAKITVVGVPDKPGEAAAIFRTIADNEINIDMVVQNVSAASTGLTDISFTLPKAEGRKAIDALEKQKALIGFESLRYDDQIAKISLVGAGMKTNPGVTAGFFEALSDAGVNIELISTSEIRISVVTRADDVNEAVRAVHTAFGLDSDSDEAVVYGGTGR
- a CDS encoding YncE family protein — translated: MSETNDVLAVVSQSGPTVTFFDAATHDRLGEVRVPHEPHELCLDAARRRLYCTITYRSGYYHANGGRARELVVIDPDERRVTGVVGLAPEWAPHGIALDPSGELLWVSVEGASPGAEGALLALDAESLRPVSRVAVGAPGPHWFALAPDGTRAYTANKEAPFVSVVDLVEGALVDRVEVPGSEGIAVSGDGRRVYVAAPKGDFGGGPARDAGVRVVDTATGAVVRTLPTDGVVFPVHVTPAGLLLAGELRMTAGRSALGGQRPGVLHVYGEGLDERARLEVGAFPLTITSSPDGRYGYVAAVSSSTVTVVDLAAGAVVATLEVGRSGEPGAHGLAYVPSA
- a CDS encoding LysR family transcriptional regulator yields the protein MRRDPASLDLNLLVALDALLEEESVTGAAARLHVSAPAMSRTLGRIRAALGDPVLVRAGRHLVPTPRAVELRPHVRTVVASARDLLAPRPPADPAALRREFAVQASDLVLAHLGARLITAVARQAPGVTLRFLPESLEGTPALRDGRLDLELGVIGHADPETRTEALGVTGLVGAVRPGHPLAARTRVTARAFAAAEHVGVSRQGRVHGPVDDALAALGLRRRVVAVVPGWSAALLLCREADLVGLAPPGVAEALGLRTFEVPLDLPPLPLGMAWHPRNDADPAHRWLRDRVRETWSAGETGAA
- a CDS encoding DUF5063 domain-containing protein; the encoded protein is MSDATLHAHSLDPDSFAVQIADSIESFIVATTEVAKGDEPDSAIPFLLLEVSQLLLAGGRLGAHEDIVPEERYEPDTGPDVDVDELRMRFAAMLDPVDVFSEVFDPYEPRKAPVPCRISDNLADIIMDLRHGLAHYRAGRTTEALWWWQFSYFSNWGPTASATLRALQSLVSHVRLDQPLEELDGLDTDEDLTEDALAEEAGRVMAQEILGPLGMRTVK